The following are encoded together in the Oreochromis niloticus isolate F11D_XX linkage group LG12, O_niloticus_UMD_NMBU, whole genome shotgun sequence genome:
- the LOC100705730 gene encoding uncharacterized protein LOC100705730 — MAAQQVIVLLALASLGVASKPDCKELVKPLVLDSHSPIYGKWVLHVASWDDPGLKDDILSVNSSWLDVSASSESGVITIYWADRLNGNKCLQGIANATISGMTSHTTYNINGHTSYHDGKYYETCSNCLLSEDTTLLPDGKSKGRYFFLFTRTGALEASELETFKNQAECLKFPSEYHFTSEDLCPDDRATASTAVKNTEKEQPEIEPNVQ; from the exons ATGGCTGCACAGCAGGTTATAGTTCTGCTGGCTCTCGCCTCCCTGGGTGTCGCATCTAAACCGGACTGTAAAGAGCTGGTCAAGCCTCTGGTGCTGGACAGCCACAGCCCT ATTTATGGAAAGTGGGTGCTTCACGTGGCATCCTGGGACGATCCGGGCCTGAAGGACGACATATTGTCAGTGAACAGCTCCTGGTTGGATGTGTCAGCGTCCTCGGAGAGCGGCGTCATCACTATCTACTGGGCTGACCGCCT GAATGGAAATAAATGTCTTCAGGGCATAGCCAACGCCACCATCTCAGGAATGACAAGTCACACCACCT atAACATCAATGGTCACACTTCCTATCATGACGGGAAGTACTATGAGACCTGTAGCAACTGCCTCCTGTCTGAAGACACCACTCTCCTCCCTGACGGCAAGTCAAAGGGGCGATACTTCTTCCTGTTCA CACGGACCGGCGCTCTGGAAGCTTCTGAGTTGGAGACCTTCAAGAACCAGGCAGAATGTCTTAAATTCCCCTCAGAGTACCACTTTACAAGCGAAG ATCTTTGTCCTGATGACAGGGCGACCGCGTCAACTGCCGTCAAGAATACAGAGAAAGAGCAACCTGAGATAGAGCCTAATGTGCAGTAA
- the LOC109204548 gene encoding uncharacterized protein LOC109204548: MALPVVVFLLALIALGAASAPDCKELVKPFMPEDPKQVFGKWIYVMGAGDPKQYHKALESLKSSWIDLSPTSSDQTVTLRWRDHCFNRCIVGEANATISGIATTFRKNLSDHKGHILQTCSDCLLWTDTFRNGDVTGRYILQFTRTGKIDPKHVEIFKKQVGCLNFPEDYHSYDGKTELCPDVKESTQE; the protein is encoded by the exons ATGGCTCTGCCTGTTGTTGTATTCCTGTTGGCTCTCATTGCCCTGGGTGCAGCATCTGCACCTGACTGTAAGGAGCTCGTAAAGCCTTTTATGCCAGAGGACCCCAAACAG GTGTTTGGAAAATGGATTTATGTGATGGGAGCTGGGGACCCCAAACAGTACCACAAAGCACTGGAGTCTCTGAAAAGCTCCTGGATAGACTTGTCCCCGACTTCCAGCGATCAGACTGTGACTTTGCGATGGAGAGATCACTGCTT TAACCGGTGCATCGTGGGGGAGGCAAATGCCACCATCTCAGGGATTGCTACCACATTTCGCA AAAATCTGTCAGACCACAAAGGGCACATCCTGCAGACTTGCTCTGACTGCCTCCTGTGGACCGACACCTTCCGAAATGGGGACGTCACTGGCAGATACATCCTGCAGTTCA CGAGGACAGGGAAAATCGATCCCAAACATGTGGAAATTTTCAAGAAACAAGTTGGGTGCTTGAACTTCCCAGAGGACTACCACAGCTATGATGGCAAAACAG AACTGTGCCCCGATGTCAAGGAGAGCACGCAGGAATAA
- the f2r gene encoding proteinase-activated receptor 1, with translation MHHLLICLFVFSVQSSALPSGNGSTPFLRTFSGHFVMVGDDAADYLDLSLLDDEGSGSMQESSKVHPPHPHHPRKHYYVSEETKAFLEGSLATRFIPTVYIFVFIISVPLNLLAMMMFVRQIRPKKPAVIYMLNLACADLLFGLLLPFKIAYHYHGNNWIYGSFMCRAVTAAFHCNMYCSVLLVMCISIDRFLAVVYPMNSLTWRSPQTASAVCAAMWLLSLGGVCPLLISEQTLHISSLGITTCHDVQDVGKLQSYYLYFFPIYSSVFFFIPFIFTVVCYVRIIQALAEANVQNRSKKTRAVVMAVVVLLVFVVCFTPTNIILMVHYVQLAHKASSSSYQAYLLSMCIGSFSCCLDPVLYYFGSSQCQKQVVALLRCRRPGQGEIGSHTSSTRTSRLTESSRSCKMESVQTEMGSHYSRLMA, from the exons ATGCATCACCTCTTAATTTGcttgtttgtattttctgttcaAAGCTCGGCGCTCCCATCTGGAAATG GCTCCACTCCCTTTCTGCGGACTTTTTCTGGCCACTTTGTAATGGTTGGAGATGATGCAGCAGACTACCTAGACCTGTCACTCTTAGATGATGAAGGCTCAGGATCGATGCAGGAGTCCAGTAAAGTACACccccctcacccccatcatccgCGGAAGCACTATTATGTCTCGGAGGAGACCAAAGCATTTCTCGAGGGTAGCTTGGCCACACGTTTCATCCCCACCGTTTACATCTTCGTCTTCATCATCAGCGTGCCCCTTAACCTTCTTGCCATGATGATGTTCGTGCGCCAAATCCGCCCCAAGAAGCCGGCGGTGATCTACATGCTCAACCTGGCCTGTGCTGACCTGCTGTTCGGGCTGCTCCTTCCCTTTAAGATCGCCTACCATTATCACGGCAACAACTGGATCTACGGATCCTTCATGTGCAGAGCCGTCACTGCTGCCTTCCACTGTAACATGTACTGCTCCGTCCTGCTTGTGATGTGCATCAGCATTGACCGTTTCCTGGCTGTGGTTTACCCCATGAACTCGCTCACGTGGCGCAGCCCTCAGACGGCTTCAGCTGTGTGCGCTGCTATGTGGCTCTTATCCCTGGGAGGAGTGTGCCCCCTGCTGATCTCAGAGCAGACCTTACATATATCGTCTCTGGGCATCACCACATGCCATGATGTGCAGGACGTAGGAAAACTACAGTCTTACTATCTTTACTTCTTCCCCATCTACTCCTCCGTGTTCTTCTTCATCCCTTTTATATTCACCGTTGTCTGCTACGTACGCATCATTCAGGCTCTGGCTGAAGCCAACGTGCAGAACCGCTCCAAGAAGACTCGCGCTGTGGTGATGGCTGTGGTTGTGCTGCTGGTGTTTGTGGTCTGTTTCACCCCCACCAACATCATCCTCATGGTTCACTATGTTCAACTGGCGCACAAGGCTAGCAGCAGTTCTTACCAGGCATACCTGCTCTCCATGTGCATAGGAAGCTTCAGCTGCTGTCTGGATCCGGTCCTCTATTACTTCGGGTCCTCTCAGTGCCAGAAGCAGGTGGTGGCACTGCTCAGATGCAGGCGACCGGGACAGGGTGAGATTGGCTCACACACAAGCAGCACAAGAACCAGCAGGCTGACAGAGAGCAGCAGATCGTGCAAAATGGAAAGCGTTCAGACTGAAATGGGGAGCCATTACAGCAGGCTGATGGCTTAA
- the iqgap2 gene encoding ras GTPase-activating-like protein IQGAP2: MYHEETATLHRPRYGTIQDDERLSAEEMDERRRQNIAYEYLCHLEEAKRWMEACLEEDLPPTTELEEGLRNGVYLGKLAMFFAPKMVSEKRIYDRDQSRYKSKGLHFRHTDNTVQWLRAMESVGLPKIFYPETTDVYDRKNMPKVVYCIHALSLYLYKLGIAPQIQDLLGKVDFTEEEISNMRSELEKYGIQMPAFSKIGGILANELSVDEAALHAAVIAINEAVDRGQASVTMEALNNPNAMLRNTHEPLAQEYQDTLSQTKSRKRDQSSGRRSSVAAEERDVYEELLTQQEIQTCIDLVNTQEAIRQVNHAVSNQDKAALLAALRLNALALLGVQESNSRWYLEHFTNYCQHKSKEGGRVQILDKEEIQRVVSSCNDCAEAEKRKLEAVTRINTAIRLGNALETVEELMNPEAQLPIVYQTAANLYQAELFSLQLQGGRSGLGHEELSVAVEMLSAVAVLNEVLDTKDPQAVIEQLTDSPLGFTNIDQDNLNRYADMLVKERAEALSKGQEFLTWNDVQKCIDTVNVQVQEEHERIIAIAEINEALNSGDHEQTLAALLLPTAKLSGVNPATAKHYHDVLQNTKQLLCKSSGDESAVLWLDQIQEAILTANQDEKEALALSGAVAHINRTVNEGDSQNTLEALQAPSVGLRAVLPECADTYQDDLSQKQRDGAAEGSTDGVWVKHCIKDKYDYFYNLETEEGTWEEPEGFEQKSGHLSKEEIQNVVTCVTAEYNREQLWLANESFVTKLQARVRGYLVRKKHAQRMEYLHQQEPHVIKLQACWKGYKQRKVYKERMNLLQKNVASIVKIQSFVKMWKAKREYNQRQQFFKDHEKEIVKIQAFLKANKAREDYRTLTGAKDPPLSVVRKFVHLLEQSPLDLQEEQEVTRLREEVVTKIRSNQQMEKDLNLMDIKIGLLVKNRITLQDVVSHNKKMKSKKSKASKDDPMAGDRLGIKGLSKGKRRKLEAYQHLFYLLQTNPSYLAKLIFQMPQNKSTKFMDTVIFTLYNYASNQREEYLLLKLFKTALEEEINSKVDQIQDIVTGNPTVIKMVVSFNRGARGHNTLRQLLAPVIKDIIEDKSLGLNTNPVEVYKAWVNQLESATGEASKLPYEVTPEQAMSHEEVRNRLQASSQALRSATDKVLNSIVSSLDNLPYGMRYIAKVLKNSLHEKFPDASEDELLKIVGNLLYYRYMNPAIVAPDGFDIIDLSAGGQLHQDQRRNLGSVAKMLQHAAAKNVFEGENAHMTPMNSYISQTYEKFRLFFQSACDVPEPEEKFNIDEYSDMVNLSKPIIYISIEEIINTHSLLLEHLDAISPERNDLLHELLQDLGDVPDVEALLGEGAVDPNDPNRESALSQLAKTEISLTLTSKFELLEGDDRDLKTLSTKTKKLIVDVIRIQPGETLPEILETPATAAQESEHTRIVERRAVQDAQTPEGLKSSPAFLEDIQLPLEQKKRKIIRNLRNLEQAGLATASNKYQDLINEISKDIRYQRRYRQRRKAELVKLQQTLTALNSKTAFYQDQMNYYDAYIKTCLDNLNRKNSRRSIKLDGKGDDKGSKKWKPQSLKYTAAKLHEKGVILEIEGLQTNQFKNVMFDISPTEEVGDFEVKAKFMGVEMEKVQLHFQDLLQLQYEGVAVMKMFDKAKVNVNLLIFLLNKKFYGK; the protein is encoded by the exons TTTTTGCACCAAAAATGGTTTCAGAGAAAAGGATCTATGACCGAGATCAGTCCCGTTATAAG AGTAAAGGACTGCACTTCAGACACACTGACAACACAGTGCAGTGGCTCAGAGCCATGGAGTCAGTGGGCCTCCCTAAG ATATTCTATCCTGAGACGACAGATGTGTATGATCGCAAAAACATGCCCAAGGTGGTATACTGCATTCATGCTTTGAG cttgtACTTGTACAAACTGGGAATTGCACCACAGATTCAAGACCTTCTAGGGAAAGTGGACTTCACAG AGGAAGAGATCAGTAACATGAGGAGTGAACTGGAAAAGTATGGCATTCAGATGCCAGCTTTCAGTAAAATTGGAGGTATCCTGGCCAATGAGCTGTCAGTGGATGAAGCTGCCT TGCATGCTGCTGTGATTGCCATCAATGAAGCTGTTGATAGAGGTCAAGCATCTGTAACAATGGAAGCCCTGAACAATCCTAATGCAATGCTGAGGAACACACACGAACCTCTGGCCCAAGAATATCAGGACACACTGAGCCAGACCAAGTCTCGCAAACGGGATCAGTCCTCAGGGAGG CGGTCCTCAGttgctgctgaagaaagagaTGTTTATGAGGAGCTGCTGACTCAACAGGAAATCCAGACATGCATTGATCTGGTCAACA CCCAGGAAGCTATAAGGCAGGTGAATCATGCTGTGTCGAACCAGGATAAAGCTGCTCTGCTGGCTGCGCTTAGGCTCAACGCGCTGGCCTTGCTCGGTGTTCAGGAGTCAAACAGCCGGTGGTATCTGGAACATTTTACCAACTACTGTCAGCATAAGTCCAAG gaAGGTGGAAGGGTCCAGATTCTGGACAAGGAAGAGATTCAGCGAGTTGTCAGCTCCTGCAATGACTGTGCTGAAGCAGAGAAACGAA AACTTGAAGCAGTTACAAGAATCAATACAGCCATTCGCCTGGGCAATGCTTTGGAAACGGTGGAGGAGCTGATGAACCCGGAGGCACAGCTGCCAATTGTCTACCAAACGGCTGCCAACCTCTACCAGGCTGAGCTTTTCAGTTTGCAGCTACAAGGGGGACGG tctggACTGGGCCACGAGGAACTGAGTGTAGCTGTAGAGATGCTGTCAGCTGTGGCAGTGCTGAACGAAGTGCTGGACACCAAAGACCCACaggctgtgattgagcagctaACAGACTCTCCTCTGGGCTTTACCAACATAGACCAAGACAACCTTAACAG GTATGCTGACATGCTTGTCAAAGAGCGAGCTGAGGCGCTTTCCAAGGGCCAAGAGTTTCTCACCTGGAATGATGTCCAGAAATGCATCGACACCGTGAATGTTCAGGTCCAAGAAGAGCATGAAC GAATCATAGCCATAGCTGAGATCAATGAGGCACTAAACTCAGGTGATCATGAGCAGACCCTTGCAGCCCTCCTCCTCCCTACAGCCAAGTTGTCGGGGGTGAACCCAGCCACAGCCAAACACTACCATGATGTCCTTCAAAATACCAAACAACTTCTCTGCAAG AGCTCCGGTGATGAATCTGCAGTGCTGTGGCTGGACCAAATCCAAGAGGCCATACTGACAGCCAACCAGGATGAAAAGGAGGCTCTCGCAT TGTCTGGAGCAGTAGCTCATATTAACAGGACAGTGAATGAGGGGGACTCCCAGAATACACTGGAGGCTTTGCAGGCTCCCAGTGTAGGGCTGAGAGCAGTTCTTCCTGAATGTGCTGACACGTACCAAGATGACCTTTCACAGAAACAAAGAGACGGTGCTGCCGAAG GcagcactgatggtgtgtgggTAAAACACTGCATCAAGGACAAATATGACTATTTCTATAACCTGGAAACTGAAGAGGGCACCTGGGAGGAGCCTGAAGGGTTTGAACAGAAGAGTGGACATCTCAGTAAAGAAGAAATCCAG AATGTGGTGACCTGTGTGACTGCAGAGTATAACAGGGAACAGCTATGGCTGGCCAATGAGTCCTTTGTGACCAAGCTGCAGGCGAGAGTCAGAGGCTACCTGGTCAGGAAGAAGCACGCCCAGAGAATGGAGTATCTGCATCAGCAAGAACCACATGTTATAAAACTGCAG GCTTGTTGGAAAGGTTACAAACAGAGGAAAGTATATAAAGAGAGGATGAATTTGCTTCAGAAAAATGTTGCTTCTATTGTCAAG atcCAGTCTTTTGTAAAGATGTGGAAAGCAAAACGTGAATACAATCAGAGGCAACAGTTCTTCAAAGATCAT gAAAAAGAAATTGTGAAAATCCAAGCTTTTCTAAAGGCCAACAAAGCCAGAGAGGACTACAGGACGCTAA CTGGAGCCAAGGATCCTCCTCTGTCAGTGGTGCGTAAGTTTGTCCACTTGTTGGAGCAGAGCCCTCTGGATCTACAGGAAGAGCAGGAAGTGACACGGCTTCGGGAGGAAGTAGTCACAAAGATTCGCTCCAATCAACAGATGGAGAAAGACTTGAACCTAATGGATATAAAGATTGGACTGCTAGTGAAGAACAGGATCACTCTGCAG GATGTCGTGTCCCATAATAAGAAAATGAAGAGCAAGAAAAGTAAGGCGAGTAAAGATGACCCGATGGCAGGAGACAGACTCGGTATTAAGGGCCTGAGTAAAGGCAAAAGACGGAAACTCGAGGCCTACCAACATCTTTTTTATCTACTACAG ACCAACCCATCTTACCTGGCTAAGCTGATCTTCCAGATGCCCCAAAACAAGTCCACCAAGTTTATGGACACTGTGATCTTCACACTGTACAACTATGCCTCTAACCAGAGAGAGGAATACCTGCTGCTCAAACTCTTCAAGACTGCTCTAGAAGAGGAAATCAA TTCCAAGGTGGACCAGATCCAGGACATAGTGACAGGCAATCCAACAGTTATCAAGATGGTGGTGAGCTTCAACAGAGGTGCACGTGGTCACAACACCCTCAGACAGCTGTTGGCTCCAGTCATCAAAGATATCATTGAGGACAAGAGCTTAGGCCTCAACACCAACCCTGTTGAAGTCTACAAAGCCTGGGTCAACCAGCTGGAAAGTGCTACTGGAGAGGCCAG CAAGCTGCCTTACGAAGTGACTCCTGAGCAGGCCATGTCACATGAGGAAGTACGCAACAGGCTGCAGGCTTCCAGTCAGGCACTGCGTTCGGCTACAGATAAGGTCCTGAACTCCATTGTGTCCTCACTGGATAATCTCCC TTATGGCATGAGATACATAGCTAAAGTTCTGAAGAACAGCCTACATGAAAAGTTTCCAGATGCCTCAGAGGATGAGCTGTTGAAG aTTGTAGGTAACCTGCTGTATTACCGCTACATGAACCCAGCCATTGTGGCCCCAGATGGCTTTGACATCATTGACCTGTCAGCAGGAGGGCAGCTCCACCAAGACCAGCGGCGTAATCTGGGATCAGTGGCAAAGATGCTGCAGCACGCTGCTGCCAAGAATGTGTTTGAGGGCGAGAATGCACACATGACGCCCATGAACAGCTACATATCACAGACGTATGAGAAGTTTAG GTTATTTTTCCAGTCGGCGTGTGATGTCCCTGAACCAGAGGAGAAGTTTAACATTGACGAATACTCGGATATGGTGAACTTAAGCAAACCCATCATCTACATATCAATCGAGGAGATCATCAATACACACTCG ctgCTTTTGGAACATCTGGACGCCATCTCTCCAGAACGCAATGACTTGCTGCATGAGCTGCTACAGGACCTCGGAGACGTCCCTGATGTAGAGGCATTGCTCG gtgAAGGAGCTGTTGACCCAAATGATCCAAACAGGGAGAGTGCTCTGAGTCAGCTGGCGAAGACTGAGATCTCCCTCACTCTAACCAGCAAGTTTGAGCTGCTGGAAGGAGATGACAGAGACTTAAAAACCCTCAGTACAAA GACAAAAAAGCTGATTGTGGATGTGATTCGGATCCAACCTGGAGAGACTTTACCTGAAATTCTTGAGACTCCAGCCACTGCAGCACAG GAGTCAGAGCATACTAGGATTGTTGAGCGCAGGGCAGTCCAGGATGCTCAGACACCAGAGGGTCTGAAGAGCAGCCCAGCGTTTTTGGAGGACATCCAGTTACCGCTCgagcagaagaagaggaagattaTCAGGAACCTTCGTAACCTGGAGCAGGCTGGCCTTGCTACTGCAAGTAACAAATACCAGGACCTCATCAACGAAATATCAAAG GACATCCGATACCAAAGGCGCTACAGACAGAGGAGGAAGGCCGAGCTCGTGAAGCTCCAGCAGACTCTGACTGCCCTTAACTCAAAAACAGCCTTCTACCAGGACCAGATGAACTACTATGATGCCTACATCAAGACTTGCCTGGATAAcctaaacaggaa GAATTCACGCAGATCTATAAAACTGGATGGGAAAGGGGATGATAAGGGCAGTAAGAAGTGGAAGCCCCAGTCTCTGAAGTACACTGCAGCCAAACTGCATGAGAAGGGAGTCATCCTGGAGATAGAGGGACTGCAGACAAACCA GTTCAAAAATGTCATGTTCGACATTTCACCCACTGAGGAAGTTGGAGACTTTGAGGTGAAAGCCAAGTTTATGGGGGTCGAGATGGAAAAAGTCCAGCTTCATTTCCAG GATCTCCTTCAGCTGCAGTATGAAGGCGTGGCGGTCATGAAGATGTTCGACAAAGCCAAAGTGAATGTCAATTTACTCATCTTCCTCCTGAACAAGAAGTTCTATGGAAaataa
- the f2rl2 gene encoding proteinase-activated receptor 3 has product MVDLMPGLLICLMAVQTNQHDGNKNRTKIQPNTVNPRTFKGDYNDTGTNLHVKPEDPVTAYTTGVLSTWVIPSSYILSMLVGIPSNCYILAFLRVRLRAQSFSTVVLHLNLALSDLLLLLSLSLRVHYHFNGNNWIFGETSCRLITALFYGNVYCSAQTIACISLNSYLAVVKPFLYRRLATKTLAVWTCLVIWLLFGAAVVPELLVRQSYNIPQLGITTCHDVLPLVEKSHSHLVPYRLMLICLGFITPFLFCIYAHVAVIYHLGQSACDWKPFIRVSTLVFSIFLVCFLPSGVLHMAHYIRLFSGGDDSLYGYFRVAVCLCCFHSCLDPFLCMLISKTAASELQFISLREISQRQAVMT; this is encoded by the exons ATGGTTGACCTCATGCCAGGACTACTCATTTGTTTGATGGCAGTGCAGACCAATCAGCATGATG gaaacaaaaacaggacCAAAATCCAACCTAACACAGTAAATCCAAGGACCTTTAAGGGCGACTATAATGACACAGGCACAAACTTGCATGTGAAGCCAGAGGATCCAGTGACAGCCTATACCACAGGGGTGCTCAGCACCTGGGTCATACCCTCATCATACATCCTGTCTATGCTGGTGGGCATCCCCTCCAACTGCTACATTCTGGCCTTTCTCAGAGTCCGACTCAGAGCACAGTCATTTTCCACAGTCGTTCTTCACCTGAACCTGGCGCTGTCTGACTTGCTGCTCCTGCTTTCCCTTTCGCTGCGTGTTCACTACCACTTCAATGGGAACAACTGGATATTCGGGGAAACCTCCTGCCGGCTGATTACGGCTTTGTTTTACGGTAATGTTTACTGCTCAGCTCAGACCATCGCGTGCATCAGTCTGAACAGCTACCTCGCTGTGGTCAAACCATTCTTGTACAGGAGGCTTGCTACGAAAACACTGGCGGTGTGGACGTGCTTGGTTATATGGCTCCTGTTCGGGGCTGCTGTTGTGCCTGAGCTCCTTGTCAGGCAGAGTTACAACATCCCCCAGCTGGGGATCACAACATGTCATGATGTACTTCCCCTAGTTGAAAAATCACACTCCCATCTGGTGCCATATAGGTTGATGCTTATCTGTCTGGGCTTTATAACGCCCTTCCTCTTTTGTATCTATGCCCATGTGGCTGTAATTTACCATCTAGGTCAAAGTGCTTGTGACTGGAAGCCATTTATCAGAGTCAGCACTCTGGTTTTCAGCATCTTCTTGGTGTGCTTCTTGCCCAGCGGCGTCCTGCATATGGCCCACTACATCCGCCTGTTTTCCGGTGGGGACGACAGCCTGTATGGATACTTTAGAGTAGCTGTGTGTCTCTGCTGTTTCCACAGTTGTCTTGATCCCTTCCTGTGTATGCTTATTTCCAAGACGGCAGCTTCAGAACTACAATTTATTTCTCTCCGCGAGATATCTCAGAGACAAGCAGTTATGACGTGA